One genomic window of Candidatus Eisenbacteria bacterium includes the following:
- the lnt gene encoding apolipoprotein N-acyltransferase, giving the protein MTRGWMRGLAVLVSAGLYCAAFPPWNLSLVAWVALVPFLVALRGVGTGGAAALGLLWGTATLSGIGYWVPGALSTYWQQPYWFGFLFALGVALVFMGQYFALFGLAYHRVERWSPRSRPWLVAALYVTCELARARLLTGHPWLLLGYALVPHVALIQLAELGGVYVLSYALALANAFVAEAVGRSEQRARPLVAAMLVVVAVGVYGAIRLRAPLPAEPQVPVMVVQGNRDAGAAWRAESFAQGFEDYIHLTTSGAARAHPRLVVWPESAVTFFLADEPGYLRAITEALEPLNADLIVGGPRKEAGDGETRFFNSAFYVTGGRIDARYDKVHLLPFAEYFPLRTIRLLRRRFEAVRYYAAAEQPAMLKTRFGDVATLICFEAIFPEVVRRQTAAGATLMVNLSNDAWFGPSAGADQHVQMVALRAVESRLWVIRATGTGVSAIIDPYGRVTARAPLFTAATIDDRVVPMAVTTPYERIGDAFAWLCVLATAMGLALAPRA; this is encoded by the coding sequence GTGACGCGCGGGTGGATGCGCGGCCTGGCCGTGCTGGTGTCGGCGGGCCTGTACTGCGCGGCGTTCCCGCCGTGGAACCTCTCGCTCGTCGCGTGGGTCGCGCTGGTGCCGTTCCTGGTCGCGCTGCGCGGGGTCGGCACCGGCGGCGCGGCCGCGCTAGGTCTCCTCTGGGGAACGGCGACGCTGTCGGGGATCGGCTACTGGGTGCCGGGCGCGCTCTCCACCTATTGGCAGCAGCCGTACTGGTTCGGCTTCCTGTTCGCGCTCGGCGTTGCCCTCGTGTTCATGGGTCAGTACTTCGCGCTGTTCGGGCTCGCGTACCATCGCGTCGAACGGTGGAGTCCGCGCAGCCGGCCATGGCTCGTCGCCGCGCTGTACGTGACCTGCGAGCTCGCCCGCGCGCGGCTCTTGACCGGCCATCCGTGGCTCCTCCTCGGCTACGCGCTCGTGCCGCACGTGGCGCTGATCCAGCTGGCCGAGCTGGGTGGCGTGTACGTGCTCTCGTACGCGCTCGCGCTGGCAAACGCGTTCGTCGCCGAAGCGGTCGGGCGATCGGAACAGCGGGCGCGCCCGCTCGTCGCGGCCATGCTCGTCGTCGTCGCGGTCGGTGTCTACGGGGCGATCCGGCTCCGTGCGCCGCTCCCCGCGGAGCCGCAGGTTCCCGTGATGGTGGTGCAGGGCAACCGAGACGCGGGCGCGGCCTGGCGGGCGGAGTCCTTCGCGCAGGGATTCGAGGACTACATTCACCTCACGACGAGCGGCGCGGCGCGCGCCCACCCGCGACTGGTCGTCTGGCCCGAGAGCGCAGTGACGTTCTTCCTCGCGGACGAGCCCGGCTATCTTCGTGCCATCACCGAAGCCCTCGAGCCGCTGAACGCCGACCTGATCGTCGGCGGGCCGCGCAAGGAGGCGGGGGACGGGGAGACGCGCTTCTTCAACTCGGCCTTCTACGTCACCGGCGGCCGCATCGACGCTCGCTATGACAAGGTGCATCTGCTGCCGTTCGCGGAGTACTTCCCGCTCCGAACGATCCGGCTCTTGCGGCGTCGCTTCGAGGCCGTGCGCTACTACGCCGCTGCCGAGCAGCCGGCCATGTTGAAGACCCGCTTCGGCGACGTTGCCACGCTGATCTGCTTCGAGGCGATCTTTCCGGAGGTGGTGCGCCGGCAGACGGCGGCGGGCGCGACGCTCATGGTGAACCTCTCGAACGACGCCTGGTTCGGCCCGAGCGCTGGAGCGGACCAGCATGTCCAGATGGTGGCGCTACGCGCCGTCGAGAGCCGGCTCTGGGTGATCCGCGCGACCGGCACGGGCGTCTCCGCGATCATCGATCCGTACGGCCGGGTGACGGCGCGCGCGCCGCTTTTCACCGCCGCCACCATCGACGATCGCGTGGTGCCCATGGCTGTCACGACGCCGTACGAGCGGATCGGCGATGCGTTCGCGTGGCTCTGCGTGCTCGCGACCGCGATGGGGCTCGCGCTGGCGCCCCGAGCCTAG
- a CDS encoding FAD-dependent oxidoreductase, with protein sequence MRVAIVGGGISGLVVAYLISPRHDVTVFEANAWAGGHSHTIDATVGGRSYAVDTGFVVYDPPTYPGFTTLLDRLGVATQPSEMSFSVRCVASGLEYSGRSAAALFMQPGNLLSPAFYRMLRDVLRFNREAPRLLHGDATTTLGAYLAAGRYSIEFRESYLVPMASAIWSARPSQVLEMPARSVAGFFQHHGLLRLRRRPQWRAITGGARRYVEALTAGYRDRLRLRCRVESVRRHADHVEVRTRDGAERFDRIVLATHGSQALRLLADPTPTEREVLGAFADEENVAVVHTDASLLPSRRMGWAAWNVHLDPRVDRVALTYNMSLLQRLSSPEPICVTLNATSAIDPAKVIARMTHLHPVYSRAAIAAQAQRENLNGPNRTYYCGAYWGYGFHEDGVASALAVCRHFGGSLDR encoded by the coding sequence GTGAGGGTCGCGATCGTCGGTGGCGGCATCTCGGGCCTGGTGGTCGCCTATCTCATCTCGCCGCGCCACGACGTGACCGTGTTCGAGGCGAACGCCTGGGCCGGCGGGCATAGCCACACGATCGACGCCACCGTCGGCGGGCGGTCCTACGCCGTCGATACGGGATTCGTCGTCTACGACCCGCCGACCTATCCGGGATTCACGACCTTGCTCGACCGGCTCGGCGTCGCCACGCAGCCGAGCGAGATGAGCTTCAGCGTGCGCTGCGTCGCGAGCGGGCTCGAGTACAGTGGCCGCTCGGCCGCCGCCCTGTTCATGCAGCCGGGGAATCTCCTCTCGCCCGCGTTCTACCGCATGCTGCGCGACGTCCTGCGCTTCAACCGCGAGGCACCGCGCCTGCTCCACGGTGACGCCACGACGACGCTGGGCGCCTACCTGGCGGCGGGGCGCTACTCGATCGAGTTCCGCGAGAGCTACCTCGTTCCGATGGCGAGCGCGATCTGGTCGGCGCGGCCGAGCCAGGTGCTCGAGATGCCGGCGCGCAGCGTCGCCGGCTTCTTCCAGCATCACGGGTTGCTGCGCCTGCGCCGCCGGCCGCAGTGGCGCGCCATAACGGGTGGTGCCCGGCGCTACGTCGAGGCCCTGACGGCCGGCTATCGCGATCGCCTGCGCCTGCGGTGCCGCGTCGAGTCGGTGCGACGCCACGCCGATCACGTCGAGGTGCGAACCCGCGACGGCGCGGAGCGCTTCGATCGCATCGTGCTCGCGACGCACGGGAGCCAGGCCCTCCGTCTCCTCGCCGATCCGACGCCGACGGAGCGCGAGGTGCTGGGTGCCTTCGCCGACGAGGAGAACGTGGCCGTGGTGCACACGGACGCGAGCCTGCTGCCGTCGAGACGAATGGGCTGGGCGGCGTGGAACGTCCACCTGGACCCGCGCGTCGACCGTGTCGCCCTCACGTACAACATGAGCCTGCTCCAACGCCTGTCGTCACCGGAGCCGATCTGCGTCACGCTGAACGCGACGTCAGCGATCGATCCCGCGAAGGTGATCGCCCGCATGACGCATCTGCATCCCGTCTATTCGCGCGCCGCGATCGCCGCGCAGGCGCAGCGCGAGAACTTGAACGGCCCGAACCGGACGTACTACTGCGGCGCCTACTGGGGATACGGCTTCCACGAGGACGGCGTCGCCAGCGCGCTCGCGGTGTGCCGGCACTTCGGCGGGTCGCTCGATCGGTGA
- a CDS encoding cyclopropane-fatty-acyl-phospholipid synthase family protein: MAAGGHADEAVIAASIEPRRLLRHRIAAAVVRRWLSAWRAGALLMELPDGSTWTFGDSRSDRRVAVSVRDWRFFSRVVARSDVGLGESYMAGEWRCDDLVAFFSLLLGHASIVRRAGLLSWTIPLGRRRARPDQAARDVRAHYDLGNEFFASFLDESMTYSAAVFATPPTSLADAQREKLDRICRRLALASGMDVLDVGGGWGSFAIHAAATYGCRVRSITLSPAQHALARERVRAAGLGALVDVRLCDYREVEGRFDRLVSIEMFEAIPFDDYGVFFRTCERLLAPDGCMFLQTSTYPDRDFEGYRKNADWIRTHVFPGGLLASLDAVRAALARETRLGIAWMEDIAPHYATTLRRWRERFLLNLPQVRRLGFDAAFIRKWELYLAMSEAAFATRRLATLQLLLSRTGAGPALSS, encoded by the coding sequence ATGGCGGCCGGCGGCCACGCAGACGAGGCGGTGATCGCCGCTTCGATCGAGCCGCGGCGGCTCCTTCGACATCGCATTGCCGCCGCCGTCGTGCGTCGCTGGCTCTCGGCATGGCGCGCCGGCGCGCTGCTGATGGAGCTCCCGGACGGTTCCACGTGGACGTTCGGCGACAGCCGGTCCGACCGCCGCGTCGCCGTGTCCGTTCGCGACTGGCGCTTCTTCTCGCGCGTGGTCGCGCGGAGCGACGTCGGGCTCGGCGAGTCGTACATGGCCGGCGAGTGGCGGTGCGACGACCTGGTGGCGTTCTTCTCGCTCCTGCTGGGGCACGCATCGATCGTGCGGCGCGCGGGCCTGCTGTCGTGGACGATCCCGCTGGGACGACGACGCGCGCGTCCGGACCAGGCCGCCCGCGACGTGCGGGCGCACTACGACCTCGGCAACGAGTTCTTCGCGTCCTTCCTGGACGAGAGCATGACGTACAGCGCCGCGGTCTTCGCGACGCCGCCGACGTCGCTCGCCGACGCGCAGCGCGAAAAGCTCGACCGCATCTGCCGGCGGCTCGCGCTCGCCTCCGGCATGGACGTGCTCGACGTCGGGGGAGGGTGGGGGTCCTTCGCGATCCACGCCGCGGCCACCTACGGGTGTCGCGTCCGCTCGATCACGCTCTCCCCGGCCCAGCACGCGCTCGCCCGCGAGCGCGTCCGGGCGGCCGGGCTGGGTGCGCTCGTCGACGTGCGACTGTGCGACTATCGCGAGGTCGAGGGCCGCTTCGATCGCCTCGTGTCGATCGAGATGTTCGAGGCCATCCCGTTCGACGACTACGGGGTCTTCTTCCGCACCTGCGAGCGGCTGCTCGCACCGGACGGCTGCATGTTCCTCCAGACCAGCACCTATCCGGATCGCGACTTCGAGGGGTACCGCAAGAACGCCGACTGGATCCGCACGCACGTGTTCCCGGGTGGGCTGCTGGCGTCGCTCGACGCCGTGCGCGCGGCCCTCGCACGCGAGACGCGCCTCGGCATCGCGTGGATGGAGGACATCGCCCCGCACTACGCGACCACGCTGCGCCGCTGGCGCGAGCGCTTCCTCCTCAACCTGCCCCAGGTCCGGCGTCTCGGGTTCGACGCCGCGTTCATCCGCAAATGGGAGCTGTACCTCGCCATGTCCGAGGCGGCGTTCGCCACCCGCCGGCTCGCGACACTCCAGCTCCTGCTCAGCCGCACCGGCGCCGGCCCCGCGCTCTCGTCGTGA
- a CDS encoding lysozyme inhibitor LprI family protein, with protein MCANRDLANADRALAAAYADRLRRSTPAERDRLRCEQRQWLAMRDGCVYKWVDECVRALYRDRLAALKAR; from the coding sequence ATTTGCGCCAACCGCGACCTCGCCAACGCCGATCGTGCGCTCGCGGCCGCCTACGCCGATCGGCTGCGACGCTCGACGCCCGCGGAACGCGACCGCCTGCGGTGCGAGCAGCGTCAGTGGCTCGCCATGCGCGACGGCTGCGTCTACAAGTGGGTCGACGAGTGCGTTCGTGCGCTGTATCGCGACCGTCTCGCGGCGTTGAAGGCCCGGTAG
- a CDS encoding sigma 54-interacting transcriptional regulator — protein MALAVAAERSLDAVLHRIVDGLARQRAVALARVWLLGPGDVCETCRLRAQCPDQTQCLHLVASAGTPRASPGEDWSRLDGQFRRFPLGVFKVGGIGATASPLLLTDASSESWARPEWVQREGIETFAGQPLVFRGENFGVLAVFRRAAISESELGWLRTFADFAAAAIANGRAFAEIERLRRQVEYENAYLREEVHAALAFGTIVGESQALQRILPKVDLVASTDATVMILGESGTGKELVAREIHKRSRRAERPLIKVNCSTIPHDMFESEFFGHVRGSFTGALRDRPGRFQLAHGGTIFLDEIGDLPLDLQPKLLRVLQEGEYERVGDDATRHVDVRVLAATNRDLQAEVRGGRFRADLYYRLSVFPIELPPLRQRKEDIPALVAHFVSLAATRLGVPEPRVTREQCAVLGRHDWPGNVRELQNVVERAVILSRNGPLRLDLADPDGGADERPPERSTSADPHEIVPEAEWRRRERANVLAALRQTGGRIYGDGGAAELLQVKPSTLQSRLRTLGIRPRDVE, from the coding sequence GTGGCGCTTGCCGTGGCCGCCGAACGTTCGCTCGATGCCGTGCTCCACCGCATCGTCGACGGCCTCGCGCGGCAGCGCGCCGTGGCTCTCGCGCGGGTCTGGCTCCTTGGCCCGGGGGACGTGTGCGAGACGTGCCGGCTGCGCGCCCAATGCCCCGACCAGACCCAGTGTCTCCACCTGGTCGCCAGCGCAGGCACCCCGCGCGCCTCACCGGGCGAAGACTGGTCTCGTCTCGATGGACAGTTCCGGCGGTTTCCACTCGGCGTATTCAAGGTCGGAGGAATCGGTGCGACCGCTTCGCCGCTCCTGCTGACGGACGCGTCGTCGGAGAGCTGGGCGAGGCCGGAGTGGGTGCAGCGCGAAGGGATCGAGACGTTCGCCGGACAGCCGCTCGTCTTCCGGGGCGAGAATTTCGGCGTCCTCGCGGTCTTTCGGCGCGCCGCGATCAGCGAGAGCGAGCTCGGCTGGCTCCGCACGTTCGCCGATTTCGCCGCTGCCGCCATCGCGAATGGGCGTGCGTTCGCGGAGATCGAGCGACTGCGCCGGCAGGTCGAGTACGAGAACGCGTACCTGCGTGAGGAGGTGCACGCCGCCCTGGCGTTCGGCACGATCGTCGGGGAGAGCCAGGCGCTCCAACGGATCCTCCCGAAAGTCGACCTCGTCGCGTCGACGGATGCCACGGTCATGATCCTCGGCGAGTCGGGGACCGGGAAGGAGCTCGTCGCCCGCGAGATCCACAAGCGCAGCCGCCGTGCGGAGCGTCCGCTCATCAAGGTGAACTGCAGCACGATTCCCCACGACATGTTCGAGAGCGAATTCTTCGGTCACGTGCGCGGCTCGTTCACGGGCGCGCTCCGCGACCGGCCCGGGCGCTTCCAGCTCGCGCACGGCGGCACGATCTTCCTCGACGAGATCGGGGACCTGCCGCTCGATCTTCAGCCGAAGCTGCTCCGCGTGCTCCAGGAAGGAGAGTACGAGCGAGTCGGCGACGATGCGACGCGCCACGTCGACGTGCGGGTGCTCGCGGCGACGAATCGCGACCTGCAGGCCGAGGTCCGGGGCGGGCGCTTCCGCGCGGACCTGTACTATCGCCTGAGCGTCTTCCCGATCGAGCTCCCGCCGCTGCGCCAGCGCAAGGAGGACATCCCCGCGCTCGTGGCCCACTTCGTTTCCCTCGCCGCCACGAGGCTCGGCGTGCCGGAGCCACGGGTGACCCGCGAGCAGTGCGCCGTCCTCGGACGCCACGACTGGCCGGGCAACGTTCGCGAGCTGCAGAACGTCGTCGAGCGAGCCGTCATCCTGTCTCGCAACGGTCCGCTCCGGCTCGATCTCGCGGACCCGGACGGTGGGGCCGACGAGCGACCGCCGGAAAGAAGCACCTCCGCCGATCCGCACGAGATCGTCCCCGAGGCCGAGTGGCGACGTCGTGAGCGCGCCAACGTCCTCGCCGCCCTCAGGCAGACAGGCGGACGCATCTACGGCGACGGCGGCGCTGCCGAGCTGCTCCAGGTGAAACCGTCGACCCTCCAGTCGCGCCTCCGGACGCTCGGCATCCGACCGCGGGACGTCGAGTGA
- a CDS encoding class II fructose-bisphosphate aldolase — translation MARWLHPSSRDLATTPNEWPRACRHAGHGLAMLVNPKDHLARARREGWAIGGFNVYNLESARAVIAAGQEHAAPVLVQTSEGAVKHAGLENMVALVRQLAGSTKVPVALHLDHGKSVALARAAVDAGYTSVMIDASRESFEENLRDTREVVAYAHARNVNVEAEIGVLGGIEDLGERGGGSMLTDPGQAARFADETAVDALAVAIGTSHGAYKFAGEPRLDFERLQAIAARVAVPIVLHGASSLARDEIVLAERYGAKLEQAKGIPPQLIRKAVQSGIAKVNTDSDLRLAALLRVRQILVERPDLFNVYELMGEMEAAIRRAAAERICLLGSDGKA, via the coding sequence TTGGCACGGTGGCTGCACCCGTCGTCTCGTGACCTCGCCACCACTCCGAACGAATGGCCCCGCGCGTGTCGTCACGCGGGTCACGGCCTCGCGATGCTCGTGAACCCGAAAGACCACCTCGCCCGCGCGCGCCGTGAGGGCTGGGCGATCGGCGGCTTCAACGTCTACAACCTCGAATCGGCGCGCGCGGTCATTGCGGCGGGACAGGAGCATGCGGCGCCCGTGCTCGTCCAGACGTCGGAAGGCGCGGTGAAGCATGCCGGCCTCGAGAACATGGTGGCATTGGTGCGCCAGCTCGCAGGGTCGACGAAGGTGCCGGTCGCGCTCCATCTCGATCACGGGAAGAGCGTGGCGCTCGCGCGGGCGGCGGTCGATGCCGGCTACACGTCCGTCATGATCGACGCCTCGCGCGAGTCCTTCGAGGAGAACCTCCGTGACACCCGCGAGGTCGTCGCGTACGCACACGCCCGCAACGTGAACGTCGAGGCCGAGATCGGGGTCCTGGGCGGCATAGAGGATCTCGGCGAGCGGGGCGGCGGTTCGATGCTGACCGATCCAGGGCAGGCTGCTCGGTTCGCGGACGAGACCGCGGTGGATGCGCTGGCCGTGGCGATCGGGACGTCCCACGGCGCATACAAGTTCGCCGGTGAGCCACGCCTCGACTTCGAGCGGCTCCAGGCCATTGCCGCGCGGGTCGCGGTGCCGATCGTGCTCCACGGGGCGTCGTCTCTCGCGCGCGACGAGATCGTGCTGGCCGAGCGCTACGGCGCAAAGCTCGAGCAGGCCAAAGGCATACCGCCTCAGCTCATCCGCAAGGCCGTCCAGAGCGGCATCGCCAAGGTGAACACCGACTCCGACCTCCGGCTGGCGGCGCTGCTGCGCGTACGCCAGATCCTCGTCGAGCGCCCGGACCTCTTCAACGTCTACGAGCTGATGGGCGAGATGGAGGCGGCAATCCGACGTGCGGCCGCCGAGCGGATATGCCTGCTCGGGAGCGACGGCAAGGCATGA